A single Candidatus Dormiibacterota bacterium DNA region contains:
- the groL gene encoding chaperonin GroEL (60 kDa chaperone family; promotes refolding of misfolded polypeptides especially under stressful conditions; forms two stacked rings of heptamers to form a barrel-shaped 14mer; ends can be capped by GroES; misfolded proteins enter the barrel where they are refolded when GroES binds): protein MAKQIFYDDDARTRVLQGAKELYDAVKVTMGPKGRNVVIGKSYGGPTVTHDGVTVAKAVELEEKKDSESLGRGIGAELIKQAASKTNDEVGDGTTTATVLTYHILSEANKLIAAGHNPMDLKRGLDEAAGELIKKIDTMTEKIAGNKEKIAQVATVSAGDSEIGELIADVIEAVGEEGSVTVEQSQTLGLEKEVVEGFKVDRGYVSPYMVTDATRMEAIYEKPLILVTDKKIGSIQDILPLLEKVAQGGKKELVIIAEDVEGEALATLVLNRLKGVFSALAIKAPSFGDRRKEILEDIAILTGATVISDEQGVTFENATVDMLGSARKIIATKDDATIIEGTGSSSEVNSRISQLKAQAENATSEFEKEKFEERLASLAGKVAVIKVGGATETEIEEKKFRVDDAVAATKAAVAEGIVPGGGVTLADLSKELDVEPTRVSNSQEAGQLILKNALVEPFRQLMLNAGLNAEEKLAKVLEAKAGVGVDVNSPSKTVVMKEAGIVDPAKVTREAVQNAVSIAGTAMTMGGLIVEIPEEKPAGGAAPDMGGMY, encoded by the coding sequence ATGGCCAAACAAATTTTTTATGATGACGACGCGCGAACTAGGGTCCTACAAGGAGCCAAAGAATTATATGATGCAGTTAAGGTAACCATGGGTCCCAAGGGCCGCAACGTGGTAATAGGCAAAAGCTACGGCGGGCCGACCGTAACGCACGATGGCGTAACAGTAGCGAAGGCCGTTGAGCTGGAAGAAAAGAAAGACAGCGAATCGCTCGGCCGTGGCATAGGCGCAGAGCTTATTAAGCAGGCTGCCTCAAAAACTAACGATGAGGTTGGCGACGGCACCACGACTGCCACTGTTCTGACTTACCACATTTTGAGTGAAGCCAATAAGTTGATTGCCGCTGGTCACAACCCAATGGATCTTAAGCGCGGATTAGACGAAGCCGCCGGTGAGTTGATTAAAAAGATCGATACCATGACCGAAAAGATAGCCGGCAATAAAGAAAAGATTGCCCAAGTAGCTACCGTTTCGGCTGGCGATTCTGAAATCGGTGAGCTGATTGCCGATGTGATTGAAGCCGTAGGGGAAGAGGGTTCGGTAACTGTCGAGCAGTCGCAGACGCTGGGGCTGGAGAAAGAAGTGGTCGAAGGCTTTAAGGTCGACCGTGGTTATGTGAGCCCGTATATGGTGACTGACGCCACCCGAATGGAAGCGATTTATGAAAAGCCGCTAATACTTGTAACAGATAAGAAGATCGGCTCAATCCAAGACATCTTACCTTTACTTGAAAAGGTAGCCCAAGGTGGCAAAAAGGAACTGGTGATTATCGCCGAAGATGTGGAGGGCGAGGCCCTAGCCACATTAGTACTTAACCGTCTTAAAGGCGTGTTTAGCGCGCTGGCTATTAAGGCGCCATCTTTTGGTGACCGGCGTAAGGAGATCTTGGAAGACATTGCCATTCTCACTGGCGCTACCGTAATTAGCGATGAGCAGGGCGTAACGTTCGAAAACGCTACCGTGGATATGCTGGGCTCTGCACGCAAAATCATTGCCACTAAGGACGACGCTACGATCATAGAGGGCACCGGCAGTTCATCCGAAGTAAATTCTCGCATTAGCCAGCTGAAAGCTCAGGCCGAAAACGCTACCAGCGAGTTTGAAAAAGAGAAGTTTGAAGAGCGGCTGGCCTCCCTAGCCGGCAAGGTAGCCGTAATTAAGGTCGGTGGAGCCACAGAAACCGAGATCGAAGAGAAGAAGTTCCGGGTGGATGATGCCGTAGCGGCTACAAAAGCTGCTGTGGCTGAAGGGATAGTGCCTGGCGGCGGCGTAACGCTGGCCGATCTTTCAAAAGAACTTGATGTGGAGCCGACCAGGGTGAGCAACTCTCAAGAAGCTGGGCAGTTAATACTTAAGAATGCCCTAGTGGAGCCATTCAGGCAGCTGATGCTGAATGCCGGCTTAAATGCCGAAGAAAAGCTTGCCAAGGTGCTAGAGGCCAAGGCCGGAGTAGGCGTGGATGTTAATAGCCCGTCTAAGACAGTAGTAATGAAAGAGGCCGGCATAGTTGACCCAGCCAAGGTCACACGCGAGGCAGTCCAGAACGCCGTCTCCATTGCCGGTACAGCTATGACAATGGGGGGTCTCATAGTCGAGATCCCAGAAGAGAAACCGGCTGGCGGAGCTGCACCTGACATGGGAGGCATGTACTAG
- a CDS encoding co-chaperone GroES, with translation MKLQPLADRLVVKSLEAEAKSASGFYIPESAKEKPQIGEVVAVGKDVKEIKIGDKIVYSQYKPDAVKVGSDELLIMKEEDVLALARQ, from the coding sequence ATGAAATTACAACCGCTTGCAGATAGATTAGTGGTTAAATCGTTAGAGGCCGAGGCCAAAAGTGCCTCTGGTTTTTACATTCCAGAATCAGCTAAAGAAAAACCGCAAATAGGTGAGGTAGTGGCTGTCGGTAAAGATGTAAAAGAGATTAAAATTGGCGACAAGATAGTCTACAGCCAGTACAAGCCCGATGCTGTAAAGGTCGGGAGTGATGAGCTTTTAATAATGAAAGAAGAGGATGTCTTGGCGTTAGCCAGGCAGTAA
- a CDS encoding arginine deiminase family protein, whose amino-acid sequence MVKTVLMCRPTYFEVAYEINAWMHVDNPVDVTLAKTQWQKLYDTYEKLGYEIQLIEPASGLPDMVFTANGGLFIEGKAMLPKFKHPERQPETAQFEAWFRANGAKEICMPKNDFEGEGDCLYNGYAIFAGHGFRSSPKAADELAEFFNKPVVSLRLVDPKFYHLDTAMCPIDSDTVMYYPAAFDAESRQKLVQHFPKQIEASPSDSAAFGLNAVSDGGSIVMSAAAEGLIRRLKSEGYNPIGIDVSEFRKSGGGVKCCTLELHHG is encoded by the coding sequence ATGGTTAAAACAGTCCTAATGTGCCGGCCCACCTATTTTGAGGTGGCTTACGAAATTAACGCCTGGATGCATGTAGATAATCCGGTAGATGTGACACTGGCAAAGACGCAGTGGCAAAAGCTGTACGATACATACGAGAAGCTAGGGTATGAAATTCAATTAATCGAGCCCGCAAGTGGTCTGCCCGATATGGTGTTTACCGCCAATGGGGGTCTGTTTATCGAGGGGAAGGCTATGCTGCCAAAGTTTAAGCACCCTGAGCGCCAGCCGGAAACCGCACAGTTCGAAGCGTGGTTTAGGGCAAATGGAGCGAAAGAAATCTGTATGCCGAAGAATGATTTTGAGGGGGAGGGCGATTGCCTCTACAATGGCTACGCTATTTTTGCGGGACATGGGTTTAGGTCCAGCCCAAAGGCAGCTGACGAACTAGCAGAGTTTTTTAATAAGCCGGTTGTCAGCCTGCGCTTGGTCGACCCAAAGTTCTACCACCTAGATACGGCTATGTGCCCAATTGATAGCGACACCGTAATGTATTACCCCGCAGCCTTTGATGCGGAAAGCAGACAGAAACTTGTTCAACATTTCCCGAAACAGATCGAGGCTAGCCCCAGTGACTCGGCTGCTTTTGGTCTGAATGCGGTTAGCGATGGGGGTAGCATTGTGATGTCGGCTGCAGCTGAGGGTTTAATTAGGCGATTGAAAAGTGAGGGATACAACCCGATCGGCATAGATGTAAGCGAATTCCGCAAATCTGGTGGAGGGGTAAAGTGCTGCACATTGGAGCTACACCATGGTTAA
- a CDS encoding UDP-N-acetylmuramoyl-L-alanyl-D-glutamate--2,6-diaminopimelate ligase: MRKLIKAFIPKTLFRIIEPYGHLLEAVIMNIYYGFPARNLEIIGVTGTDGKTTTATIITSMLKQAGYKTGMLTTVSVDYGDGPQPNNTRMTVMPSGMMLREIKKMKQKGIKWLVLETTSHALAQNRVWGVPYSLAVMTNVAHEHLDYHGSFENYLNAKKKLFTLVGRNRRGRQAGVVNDDDPSAGLFAAEVANSIRYGLKEGASDVYPLELRSTAAGSTYHVRRGAATLKITTHLPGSFNVSNSLAAVCVGLILELTDEQIEKGIASLEAVEGRMTQVNCGQDFNVIVDYAHTPDSFEKVFNELAPMTEGRLIVVFGSAGERDHAKRPLQGEIAGRLCDIVVVTEEDDRSEDGMMILDEIAAGAEQAGKAKGKDLFLIHDRAEAIQKAVSLARTGDTVLMLGKGHEKSILGSSGKRPWNEVEAAQQALKLKTE, from the coding sequence ATGAGAAAATTAATTAAAGCTTTTATTCCCAAGACGCTCTTCCGCATAATCGAACCTTATGGCCACCTGCTTGAGGCGGTAATTATGAATATTTATTACGGTTTTCCGGCCCGTAATCTTGAGATTATTGGGGTGACCGGCACCGATGGCAAGACCACCACAGCCACCATAATAACTTCCATGCTGAAGCAGGCGGGGTATAAAACAGGAATGCTAACGACCGTTTCGGTCGATTATGGTGACGGCCCGCAGCCTAACAATACCCGCATGACAGTAATGCCCTCTGGCATGATGCTGCGTGAAATTAAGAAAATGAAACAAAAAGGCATTAAATGGCTGGTGCTGGAAACTACCAGTCATGCTCTGGCCCAGAACCGGGTTTGGGGTGTGCCGTATAGTCTTGCTGTAATGACCAATGTGGCTCATGAACATCTCGATTACCACGGCAGCTTTGAAAACTACCTGAATGCCAAGAAAAAGCTGTTTACCCTGGTCGGCCGAAACCGACGCGGCAGACAAGCCGGTGTGGTAAACGATGACGATCCTAGTGCCGGCTTGTTTGCTGCCGAAGTAGCGAATTCTATTCGCTACGGGCTAAAGGAAGGAGCTAGTGATGTCTACCCGCTCGAGCTGCGTTCAACTGCGGCGGGCAGTACCTACCATGTACGCCGGGGGGCGGCAACTCTGAAAATTACTACCCACCTGCCCGGCAGTTTTAATGTATCTAATTCACTGGCGGCTGTGTGTGTCGGTTTAATTCTGGAATTGACTGATGAGCAGATAGAGAAGGGGATTGCCTCGCTGGAAGCGGTGGAGGGGCGCATGACTCAGGTAAATTGCGGCCAGGACTTTAATGTGATTGTCGATTACGCTCATACGCCCGATTCTTTCGAGAAGGTCTTTAACGAACTGGCGCCCATGACCGAAGGCAGGCTGATAGTCGTTTTCGGTTCTGCAGGTGAGCGCGATCATGCCAAGCGGCCGCTACAGGGAGAGATTGCCGGGCGCCTCTGCGATATTGTGGTAGTAACCGAAGAAGACGACCGCAGCGAAGACGGCATGATGATTCTAGATGAAATCGCTGCCGGGGCTGAGCAGGCCGGCAAGGCTAAAGGCAAGGACCTGTTTTTAATCCATGACCGTGCAGAAGCTATTCAGAAGGCCGTTTCTTTGGCTCGCACCGGCGACACAGTGCTGATGCTGGGCAAAGGGCATGAAAAGTCGATACTAGGAAGCTCCGGCAAAAGGCCTTGGAATGAAGTTGAGGCAGCCCAGCAGGCGCTTAAACTAAAAACAGAATAG
- a CDS encoding peptidoglycan bridge formation glycyltransferase FemA/FemB family protein, with protein sequence MREATAEELAKWNELVAANPDGGNVLQARAFGEVKSRHGWQAKHLVFENIAILALQREILGLGKFWYIPKGPGVKDTVQLQRLAAKLKKTDAFAVRIDPEIKKGGVVGSGFERAPHDIQYNIATVIVDLAPSEDEILASFKQKTRYNIRLAEKKGVKVETVETNPESIKQMYSLMQSTQRRAGFYLRDKAYFTDFWQLHANSGTGQMFFASYEGKVLAGAFVTYLGSAALYKDGGSVREHSELQAPYLLQWEITKWLKARSVKEYDLHGTPPADQIDNPNHPLSGLARFKTGFNPSISEFIGTYDLVLNTASYRLWRAFGERLAAAYEIRAKKRLFY encoded by the coding sequence ATGAGAGAAGCGACAGCCGAGGAACTAGCAAAGTGGAATGAGCTAGTAGCGGCCAACCCCGATGGCGGCAACGTGCTGCAGGCTAGAGCCTTCGGCGAGGTTAAGAGTAGGCACGGCTGGCAGGCCAAACATTTAGTATTTGAAAACATTGCGATTTTGGCTTTGCAAAGGGAAATATTAGGATTAGGCAAATTTTGGTATATCCCTAAAGGGCCTGGCGTGAAAGACACTGTGCAGCTGCAGCGGCTGGCGGCCAAACTTAAAAAAACCGACGCCTTTGCCGTAAGAATCGACCCTGAAATAAAAAAAGGTGGCGTGGTAGGCTCGGGCTTTGAAAGGGCGCCGCATGACATCCAGTACAACATCGCAACTGTCATAGTTGATCTTGCGCCCAGCGAAGACGAGATACTGGCCTCCTTCAAGCAAAAGACCAGATATAACATTCGCCTGGCTGAAAAGAAGGGGGTAAAGGTTGAGACGGTTGAAACTAACCCAGAATCGATCAAGCAGATGTACAGCTTAATGCAAAGCACCCAGAGGCGCGCAGGTTTTTACTTGCGTGATAAGGCGTATTTCACCGACTTTTGGCAGCTGCATGCGAATAGCGGCACTGGCCAGATGTTTTTTGCCAGCTACGAAGGCAAGGTGCTGGCTGGAGCTTTTGTAACCTATCTGGGTTCAGCAGCCCTGTATAAAGACGGCGGTTCGGTGCGTGAGCATAGCGAGCTGCAAGCGCCATACCTGCTGCAATGGGAGATTACGAAATGGCTGAAGGCTAGGAGTGTGAAAGAATACGACCTACATGGCACACCGCCAGCTGATCAGATTGATAACCCTAATCACCCCCTAAGCGGCCTGGCGCGCTTTAAGACCGGTTTTAACCCAAGCATAAGCGAGTTCATCGGTACGTATGATTTAGTGCTTAATACGGCTTCATATAGGCTCTGGCGGGCATTTGGGGAACGCTTGGCCGCAGCTTATGAGATCCGCGCTAAAAAGCGGCTATTCTACTAA
- a CDS encoding peptidoglycan bridge formation glycyltransferase FemA/FemB family protein, which produces MINTGIPQESWDEALIELGGGILQSRAWAQFQADLGRKVVYGQGEGWMWCGSVVEGRGVKYLYVPYGPAVGTGEDWLRSLQAAGKQEGVDFVRFEPIGNISQEALSRGRRIPDMQPSRSWVLDLSSTPEQLRANLSSGNRNIINKSERSGLVLRSSSSERDIKLFLDMLHDTAGKSGFRPHSDKYMTALLATLMPQGATKLFFAGMDGKEVAGAIGFDFGGTRYYAHAASFQQLNKELQAARPLVWHMILDAKAAGLTKFDFWGVAPSDQPNHPWAGLSKFKQSFGGEPVEYAGTYDIPIKSVKYLFYRLVKRILPL; this is translated from the coding sequence ATGATCAATACTGGAATACCTCAAGAATCGTGGGACGAAGCTCTTATTGAGCTAGGCGGCGGCATTCTGCAAAGCCGAGCTTGGGCGCAGTTCCAAGCTGACTTGGGCCGTAAAGTAGTCTATGGACAAGGCGAGGGTTGGATGTGGTGCGGCTCGGTTGTAGAGGGCAGGGGAGTGAAGTACTTATACGTTCCTTACGGCCCGGCAGTTGGGACGGGCGAGGATTGGCTACGCTCCTTGCAGGCTGCGGGTAAGCAAGAGGGGGTAGACTTTGTCAGGTTTGAACCTATTGGGAATATCAGCCAAGAGGCCTTAAGCAGGGGCAGACGAATACCAGATATGCAGCCTTCTCGCAGCTGGGTTTTAGACCTATCCTCTACGCCTGAGCAACTGCGCGCAAATCTTTCCTCCGGCAACCGAAACATTATTAATAAAAGTGAGCGCTCTGGGCTAGTGCTGCGGTCATCATCTAGCGAACGGGATATAAAATTATTTTTAGACATGCTGCATGATACTGCGGGCAAGTCAGGGTTTCGGCCGCATAGTGATAAGTATATGACGGCGCTTCTAGCCACACTCATGCCGCAAGGTGCAACCAAGCTCTTCTTTGCCGGCATGGATGGCAAGGAGGTGGCAGGCGCCATTGGGTTCGATTTCGGTGGAACTCGTTACTATGCCCATGCGGCTTCGTTCCAGCAGCTGAATAAGGAGCTGCAGGCTGCTAGGCCTCTAGTGTGGCACATGATTTTGGATGCCAAGGCGGCCGGTCTGACCAAGTTCGATTTTTGGGGGGTCGCCCCATCTGATCAGCCAAACCACCCGTGGGCTGGCCTGAGCAAGTTCAAGCAATCATTCGGCGGAGAGCCAGTAGAGTATGCCGGCACATATGACATTCCTATTAAGTCGGTTAAGTATTTGTTTTATCGCCTGGTAAAAAGGATTCTACCTCTATGA
- the tsaD gene encoding tRNA (adenosine(37)-N6)-threonylcarbamoyltransferase complex transferase subunit TsaD — protein MADTKPMNVLGIETSCDETAAAVVQNGTKLLSNVVASQTEIHAQYGGVVPEVAARSHIEVMLPVVEQALAEAGVDWSGIDSIAVTHGPGLVGSLLIGTLTAETLAELKNKPLYPINHVQSHVYANFLIDTQPKFPLLALIVSGGHTQLVLFKDHGNYRLLGQTLDDAAGEAFDKVAKMLGLAYPGGPSIAAAALKGDDLAYPLPKPKLEGLNFSFSGLKTAVLRTAQQTAGKDYKLSSSELPKLLTEKQKHDLAASFQKTVVDILVNRTLEAYSQHQPTSVVIAGGVAANRLLRDELKKQLPAEISYAPINLCTDNAAMVASLGYFQAQIHQPVDYPDIKVAVNPVLSM, from the coding sequence ATGGCAGATACTAAGCCCATGAACGTTTTGGGAATAGAAACATCTTGCGATGAAACCGCCGCTGCCGTAGTGCAGAACGGTACCAAGCTGCTGAGTAATGTGGTGGCCTCACAGACAGAAATTCATGCTCAGTATGGAGGCGTGGTGCCAGAGGTGGCAGCCAGAAGCCATATAGAAGTAATGCTGCCGGTAGTAGAGCAGGCTCTGGCAGAGGCTGGGGTGGATTGGAGCGGTATAGACTCCATTGCCGTTACACATGGCCCTGGACTGGTTGGCTCACTCCTAATCGGAACACTCACGGCCGAGACATTAGCTGAGCTGAAAAACAAACCACTCTACCCTATCAACCATGTCCAGTCGCACGTTTATGCCAATTTCCTAATTGATACTCAACCAAAATTCCCGCTTTTGGCATTAATCGTTTCTGGTGGCCACACCCAGCTGGTTTTGTTTAAAGATCATGGTAATTACCGGCTTCTCGGCCAGACTCTGGATGATGCTGCCGGTGAAGCATTTGATAAAGTCGCTAAGATGCTAGGGCTAGCCTACCCCGGTGGGCCGTCAATTGCTGCAGCTGCATTAAAGGGAGACGATCTCGCCTATCCCCTGCCCAAGCCCAAACTTGAAGGCTTAAACTTCAGCTTCAGCGGATTGAAAACAGCTGTACTCAGAACTGCCCAGCAGACAGCCGGAAAAGATTATAAACTTTCCTCTTCCGAGCTGCCAAAGCTGTTAACCGAAAAACAAAAGCATGACCTAGCAGCCTCATTCCAAAAAACCGTAGTGGATATTCTAGTGAACCGTACGCTTGAAGCCTACAGCCAGCACCAGCCTACTTCAGTCGTAATAGCTGGTGGGGTAGCGGCTAACCGATTGCTCAGAGATGAGCTCAAAAAGCAGCTGCCCGCTGAAATCAGCTATGCTCCTATTAACCTCTGTACAGACAATGCTGCCATGGTGGCCTCTCTGGGCTACTTTCAGGCTCAAATCCACCAGCCTGTGGATTATCCTGATATCAAGGTGGCAGTTAATCCTGTTTTGAGCATGTAG
- a CDS encoding valine--tRNA ligase, which produces MKMEKAYEPKRYEAGIYKLWEESGAFEPQGDPKKKPFCIIMPPPNANGSLHTGHAMYTVEDVITRFKRMQGHPTLWLPGTDHAGIETQYVYEQELAKQGKSRFDLGPTQFYNDLLTFTRKHQGQIVNQLKSLGLSADWSKLKFTLDEDVIEIVYDTFKKLHDDGLIYRGNRIVNWCTRCNAAFADVEIKHIEREDEIYTLDYGSLKIATTRPETIFADVAIAVNPKDKRYKKLIGQSATIPLVNRPIPIVADTHVDPDFGTGALKVTPGHDAHDYEIGIRHTLPEITVVDPSGKMINVPEQVAGLSVGAARLKTVSWLEKEGKMAGRKSLIHSVGTHDRCGTVIEPLITEQWFMHVKPLVEPAIKAVKEQDTKLYPDRFKKVLISWLENLHDWNISRQIWWGIRIPVYYKTSNDPHKEAYIISWEEKEAIAYYGRGNYRAETDTFDTWFSSSQWPHITLMTTGEFKRFYPTAFMGTARDILTKWVATMMMMGLYRTDKVPFSDVYLWGMVNDEHGKKMSKSKGNVVDPLRMTEKYGTDALRLALTLGITPGNDGSLSERKIESYRNFCNKLWNVARFTLEKADDSVRPGKPEPKSLADWWILDKLTRETTDITAAIENYKFSEAGERIYSLLWNDLADWYIEASKKEVNPGVLVYCLETILKLAHPFAPFVTEAIWQKIPWQKQNLITAAWPDPKLSYSAQSKHFEQIMALVSQIRSIKTTLGISKPSLLFKSSKIITDNLNLIEGLAGTGSITESKQGSGLQIPVRGMTVWIDVDQKTVNSYQKQLQKQSSEIGGYLKKLTSQLANKRYIESAPSHLIQQTRERKKEAGELKAKLDEQIKAIK; this is translated from the coding sequence ATGAAGATGGAAAAGGCTTACGAGCCAAAGCGGTATGAGGCCGGAATTTATAAACTCTGGGAAGAGTCTGGCGCTTTTGAACCTCAGGGCGACCCCAAGAAAAAGCCCTTTTGTATTATTATGCCGCCTCCAAATGCCAACGGCTCTCTCCACACTGGGCACGCAATGTACACAGTGGAGGATGTCATTACCAGATTCAAGCGTATGCAGGGCCACCCCACCCTTTGGCTGCCTGGCACCGATCATGCCGGTATTGAGACTCAGTATGTGTACGAACAGGAGCTAGCCAAGCAAGGCAAAAGCCGTTTTGATTTAGGGCCCACACAGTTTTACAATGATTTGCTTACTTTCACAAGAAAACATCAAGGGCAAATTGTCAACCAGTTAAAGTCTCTAGGTCTAAGCGCCGATTGGAGTAAGCTCAAATTCACGCTAGATGAAGACGTAATCGAAATCGTATATGACACTTTCAAGAAGTTGCACGATGATGGCTTAATTTACCGTGGTAACAGAATAGTTAACTGGTGTACTAGGTGTAATGCCGCCTTTGCCGATGTGGAAATTAAGCATATTGAGAGAGAGGACGAAATATATACTCTCGATTACGGCTCACTAAAGATCGCTACCACCCGCCCCGAGACAATCTTTGCCGATGTGGCAATAGCCGTTAACCCAAAGGATAAGCGTTACAAAAAACTAATAGGGCAATCGGCTACCATTCCCTTGGTTAACCGCCCTATTCCTATCGTGGCCGATACGCACGTAGACCCAGATTTCGGTACCGGCGCGCTTAAGGTTACGCCAGGGCACGACGCTCACGATTATGAGATAGGAATTCGCCACACTTTGCCAGAAATTACCGTTGTAGATCCTAGCGGTAAGATGATTAACGTGCCTGAGCAAGTCGCCGGCCTCTCGGTGGGCGCTGCCCGGTTAAAGACTGTCAGCTGGCTAGAAAAAGAAGGTAAGATGGCAGGCCGTAAATCGCTCATCCACTCTGTTGGCACACATGACCGTTGTGGAACGGTAATAGAACCCCTCATTACCGAGCAGTGGTTTATGCATGTAAAGCCTTTGGTCGAACCGGCTATAAAGGCCGTAAAGGAGCAAGATACCAAGCTCTACCCCGATAGGTTCAAGAAAGTGCTGATTAGCTGGCTGGAAAACCTGCATGATTGGAATATTAGCCGACAGATATGGTGGGGCATTCGTATACCTGTCTACTACAAAACATCGAATGATCCGCACAAAGAAGCATATATAATCTCATGGGAAGAAAAAGAGGCTATCGCCTATTACGGCAGGGGTAATTACCGAGCGGAAACCGACACCTTCGACACTTGGTTTTCTTCAAGTCAATGGCCTCACATTACCCTGATGACCACAGGCGAATTCAAACGCTTCTACCCTACTGCTTTTATGGGAACAGCTCGCGATATTTTGACGAAATGGGTTGCTACCATGATGATGATGGGCCTTTATCGCACTGACAAAGTCCCCTTCTCTGATGTCTATCTCTGGGGTATGGTGAACGATGAACATGGTAAGAAAATGAGTAAGAGTAAGGGCAATGTGGTTGATCCTTTAAGGATGACCGAGAAATACGGCACTGATGCGCTCAGATTAGCTCTGACACTAGGTATTACCCCCGGAAACGATGGCTCATTAAGTGAGAGAAAGATAGAAAGCTACCGTAATTTCTGTAATAAGCTCTGGAATGTAGCCCGTTTTACCCTAGAAAAGGCCGATGACAGCGTGAGGCCTGGCAAGCCAGAGCCTAAAAGCCTAGCTGACTGGTGGATACTGGATAAATTGACTAGGGAAACTACCGATATCACTGCTGCGATAGAAAATTATAAGTTTAGTGAAGCTGGTGAAAGAATCTACTCCCTACTCTGGAATGACCTGGCCGATTGGTATATTGAAGCCTCTAAAAAGGAGGTTAACCCGGGTGTACTGGTCTACTGCCTAGAAACAATCCTCAAACTCGCCCACCCCTTTGCTCCATTTGTAACTGAAGCTATTTGGCAGAAAATCCCTTGGCAAAAGCAAAATCTCATTACTGCAGCTTGGCCGGATCCAAAACTGTCTTATTCAGCACAGAGTAAGCATTTTGAACAGATTATGGCTTTGGTAAGCCAAATTCGTAGCATTAAAACCACTTTAGGAATTTCTAAGCCGTCATTACTTTTTAAGTCCTCTAAAATCATTACGGACAATCTGAATCTGATTGAAGGCTTAGCAGGAACAGGAAGTATTACAGAGAGCAAGCAGGGGAGCGGGCTGCAGATTCCAGTGCGGGGTATGACTGTTTGGATTGATGTCGATCAAAAAACAGTTAATAGCTACCAAAAACAGCTTCAGAAACAAAGCAGCGAGATAGGGGGGTACCTAAAAAAACTAACCTCCCAGCTAGCTAATAAACGTTATATAGAATCTGCTCCTAGTCATCTCATTCAGCAGACCAGAGAGCGCAAAAAAGAAGCAGGGGAGTTGAAGGCAAAGCTTGATGAACAGATTAAAGCCATCAAATAA
- a CDS encoding ComF family protein, which produces MIQALLQIISPPECLECNREGALICQNCRTYIVVKKTPTCFRCNKLSALGRTCKTCRSSANLSGVVVASHYEGTVKKLIGLLKYERNRDAAEVLAVAMTPHVPAAGFDFITSVPIAASRYRQRGYNQAELLAKALSIHMGVPYCPTMIRLGSKQQVGARRNDRLSQIKDTIVVNNPLPQKKVLVVDDVLTTGATLNECARVLKSAGAKTVWGAVAAKH; this is translated from the coding sequence ATGATTCAAGCCCTATTACAAATTATTTCGCCTCCTGAATGCCTGGAATGCAACCGAGAAGGAGCGCTAATTTGCCAAAATTGCCGTACTTATATCGTTGTAAAAAAAACACCAACTTGTTTCAGGTGTAATAAGCTAAGCGCGCTGGGCAGAACATGCAAAACCTGTCGTTCGTCTGCCAATTTAAGCGGTGTGGTAGTGGCTTCTCACTATGAAGGCACTGTAAAAAAGCTAATCGGCCTACTAAAGTACGAGCGCAATCGCGATGCAGCAGAGGTATTGGCGGTGGCTATGACCCCGCATGTGCCAGCTGCCGGCTTTGATTTCATTACAAGTGTTCCGATAGCGGCCAGCCGTTACCGCCAGCGCGGCTATAACCAAGCTGAGCTGTTGGCCAAGGCGCTTTCTATCCATATGGGAGTGCCCTATTGCCCGACTATGATTCGCCTAGGCAGTAAGCAGCAGGTCGGCGCGCGGCGAAATGATCGCTTGAGCCAAATAAAAGATACAATTGTAGTTAATAATCCCCTGCCCCAGAAAAAGGTATTGGTGGTAGACGACGTGCTGACAACAGGCGCCACACTAAATGAATGCGCTAGGGTATTAAAATCTGCCGGTGCTAAGACGGTCTGGGGCGCAGTAGCCGCCAAGCACTAG